One genomic region from Amaranthus tricolor cultivar Red isolate AtriRed21 chromosome 12, ASM2621246v1, whole genome shotgun sequence encodes:
- the LOC130828740 gene encoding serine/threonine-protein kinase ZRK1-like — MKPLKCWIKQKKTKECEDNFIKQGNLLQEELIAFCKGKNLPIHLFSAKQVNKMSYFAHDDMLSDDASFQLYRGTIEENNRPVCIKKYYCTNPFIGIQGIIREIVIATQMRMHGNSLNLLGCSLETETPVLVFELPDQGCLRDHIFRQQGSLSWKLRLKIGYEISYALTYLQTSFHRPIIFRNLSSKDVFLDKDYVAKLTGFYFSVLIPEGEDHVNDAIVGTVGYGAPEYSRSGRLTEKTDVYCFGVLLFELLIGVWNHQYGGYSLQLLRKIKDYGQNIEIEMIIDPKILEEVEEKGMRQHLKEVLEIAVICTADDENHRPSMVDIASKLKIILCST, encoded by the coding sequence ATGAAGCCATTAAAGTGTTGGATCAAACAGAAGAAAACAAAGGAATGTGAAGACAATTTCATAAAGCAAGGAAACTTGCTTCAAGAAGAGCTTATTGCCTTCTGTAAAGGGAAGAATCTTCCCATTCATTTATTTTCAGCTAAACAAGTAAACAAAATGAGCTATTTCGCCCATGATGATATGCTCAGTGACGATGCTTCTTTCCAACTATACCGAGGAACCATAGAAGAAAATAACAGACCTGTTTGCATCAAGAAATATTACTGCACAAATCCCTTCATCGGTATACAAGGTATTATCAGAGAAATCGTTATCGCAACACAAATGAGAATGCACGGAAATTCTCTCAACTTATTGGGGTGTAGCCTTGAAACTGAAACCCCAGTTTTAGTCTTTGAGTTACCGGATCAAGGATGTCTCAGAGATCATATTTTCAGGCAACAAGGATCACTGTCATGGAAATTGAGGCTAAAAATTGGATATGAGATTTCGTATGCTCTTACTTACCTCCAAACTAGTTTTCATAGGCCTATAATTTTTCGAAACCTGAGCTCGAAAGATGTATTTTTGGACAAGGATTATGTAGCCAAGCTTACTGGGTTTTATTTCTCGGTGTTGATCCCAGAAGGCGAAGATCATGTGAATGATGCAATAGTCGGAACAGTAGGGTATGGTGCACCAGAGTATAGTAGATCAGGAAGGTTAACTGAAAAAACTGATGTATATTGTTTTGGAGTACTACTTTTCGAGCTGTTGATTGGCGTGTGGAATCATCAATATGGAGGGTACAGTCTTCAACTTCTTCGAAAAATCAAAGATTATGGGCAAAATATTGAGATTGAAATGATTATAGATCCTAAAATTTTAGAAGAAGTAGAGGAAAAGGGTATGCGACAGCATTTGAAAGAAGTACTTGAGATTGCTGTGATTTGCACTGCTGATGATGAGAATCACAGACCAAGTATGGTTGATATTGCCAGTAAACTCAAGATAATTTTGTGCTCAACTTAG